The following proteins come from a genomic window of Pararhodobacter sp.:
- a CDS encoding alpha/beta hydrolase family protein translates to MKNAPFTRQKPGSADNNKDDALEFIAPKAKPMTLIPITATQTGLVLGSSEGGTPERTIALALADVPQTAPVVIMVHGKGYRPSDPDRDPHRLIFAPRPGFGRSRFVSWPRRLGFALPGPRKPLGLCFGFGWHSAGALWRATESADATALMLARLVQLIRRIDQERRVDLIGHSLGARVILGAMPLLAANTIDRVILLAGADFTHRAEAARRSPAGLSAEFLNITTRENDLYDFLFERAFAPFGGQNALGNGVGMRENWLDIQLDNPATSAALRTMGLPLAASQARICHWSVYLRPGVFRFYRALLHDRQRLSLPLLRAALTTAPEPRWSHLIKRIAPLAS, encoded by the coding sequence ATGAAGAACGCTCCGTTCACCCGGCAGAAACCCGGTTCAGCGGACAACAACAAGGACGACGCCTTAGAATTTATCGCACCGAAAGCCAAACCGATGACCTTGATCCCGATCACCGCAACGCAGACTGGCCTGGTCTTGGGCTCCTCTGAGGGTGGCACACCCGAAAGGACCATCGCGTTGGCCTTGGCCGATGTCCCGCAAACCGCGCCGGTGGTGATCATGGTCCACGGCAAAGGCTATCGCCCCTCGGACCCCGACCGCGATCCCCATCGCCTGATCTTTGCACCTCGCCCCGGGTTTGGCCGTAGCCGCTTCGTCTCCTGGCCCCGCCGCCTCGGCTTCGCCCTGCCCGGCCCGCGCAAACCGCTGGGGCTGTGTTTCGGCTTTGGCTGGCACTCGGCCGGGGCCTTGTGGCGCGCCACGGAATCGGCGGATGCCACCGCCCTGATGCTCGCCCGCCTGGTGCAACTCATCCGCCGCATCGACCAGGAACGCCGCGTTGACCTGATCGGGCATTCGCTGGGGGCTCGTGTGATTCTCGGTGCCATGCCCCTGCTGGCCGCCAACACCATCGACCGCGTGATCTTGCTGGCAGGCGCCGATTTCACCCATCGAGCCGAGGCCGCACGCCGCAGCCCCGCCGGGCTATCCGCGGAATTTCTCAACATCACCACGCGGGAAAACGACCTCTATGATTTCCTGTTCGAACGCGCCTTCGCGCCATTCGGCGGGCAAAATGCGCTGGGAAACGGGGTTGGCATGCGCGAAAACTGGCTCGACATTCAACTCGACAATCCCGCCACCAGCGCCGCCCTGCGCACCATGGGCCTGCCGCTCGCCGCATCGCAAGCGCGGATCTGCCACTGGTCGGTCTATCTGCGCCCGGGCGTGTTCCGCTTCTACCGCGCGCTTCTGCACGATCGCCAGCGCTTGTCCCTGCCGCTCTTGCGCGCTGCCCTCACCACCGCACCGGAACCACGCTGGTCGCACCTCATCAAACGCATCGCGCCTCTCGCAAGCTGA
- a CDS encoding aminotransferase class V-fold PLP-dependent enzyme: MAKTIDPQWSARTVAVHGGTRRSQYGEVSEAMFLTQGFVYETAEAAEARFVKAGEDEFIYARYGNPTNRMFEDRIAALEGTEDAFACTSGMAAVSGAMLALTKAGDHIVASRALFGSCLYILEDVLGRFGCEITLVDGTDNAAWEAAIRPDTRVVFLEAISNPTLEVIDLAHVVRVAHANGALVVVDNVMATPTFSYAARLGADLIVYSTTKHVDGQGRMLGGAICGSRELIRGPIEAYLKHTGGAINPFAAWTHLKGLETMDLRVRAQAAAAMQVAEALEGHEKLAAVRYPQLLSHPQHAVAMAQSASGGTVLAIEVKGGKAGAFRFLNALRIVIISNNFADAKSIVTHPATTTHQRLPQAQKDVLGISDGLIRLSIGLEDPADLIADLQQALATV; encoded by the coding sequence ATGGCCAAGACGATTGATCCTCAGTGGAGTGCGCGTACCGTTGCGGTGCATGGCGGCACACGGCGCAGCCAGTATGGCGAAGTGTCCGAGGCGATGTTTCTGACGCAAGGTTTCGTCTATGAAACCGCCGAAGCCGCCGAGGCGCGGTTCGTCAAGGCGGGTGAGGATGAGTTCATCTACGCCCGTTACGGCAACCCCACCAACCGCATGTTTGAGGACCGGATCGCTGCCCTCGAGGGCACCGAGGATGCGTTCGCCTGCACCTCGGGCATGGCGGCGGTCAGCGGCGCGATGCTGGCGCTGACCAAGGCGGGCGATCATATTGTCGCCTCGCGGGCGCTGTTCGGGTCGTGCCTTTATATTCTTGAGGATGTTCTGGGCCGGTTCGGCTGCGAGATCACCTTGGTTGATGGCACGGATAATGCCGCGTGGGAGGCGGCAATTCGTCCCGATACGCGGGTCGTGTTCCTCGAAGCCATCTCGAATCCGACGTTGGAGGTCATCGACCTCGCGCATGTGGTGCGTGTGGCGCATGCCAATGGCGCGCTGGTGGTGGTGGATAACGTGATGGCGACGCCGACTTTTTCCTATGCCGCGCGGCTGGGCGCTGACCTGATCGTCTATTCGACGACCAAACATGTGGACGGGCAGGGGCGTATGCTGGGCGGCGCGATCTGCGGGTCGCGCGAGTTGATCCGCGGCCCGATCGAGGCCTATCTCAAGCACACGGGCGGTGCGATCAACCCGTTTGCCGCCTGGACCCATCTCAAGGGGTTGGAGACCATGGACCTGCGTGTCCGCGCGCAGGCCGCCGCTGCGATGCAGGTGGCCGAGGCGCTGGAGGGGCATGAAAAACTGGCTGCGGTGCGCTATCCGCAACTTCTCAGCCATCCGCAACACGCGGTGGCAATGGCGCAGTCGGCGTCGGGTGGGACGGTTTTGGCGATTGAGGTCAAGGGCGGCAAGGCGGGCGCGTTCCGGTTCCTGAATGCCTTGCGGATCGTCATCATCTCGAACAATTTCGCCGATGCAAAATCCATTGTCACGCATCCGGCGACGACCACCCATCAGCGACTGCCTCAGGCGCAAAAGGATGTGTTGGGCATCTCGGACGGTCTGATTCGCTTGTCGATCGGGCTGGAAGACCCTGCGGACCTGATCGCGGATCTGCAGCAGGCGCTCGCGACGGTTTAA
- a CDS encoding alpha/beta hydrolase: MARFILVHGAWGNAAGWSRLERRLTAAGHRVEALDLPGHGQSPVPPQTVGQPEYVAAVEAVLLAGPPAILVGHSMGGIVIAQVASRQPKHTVSCVFVAALLPRDGDSLLSLIRQQDAPGIQGAVRPGPVAGTTVLDPDVAGATLMQDASPTLAASALAVMSPQSNKAQKDPAILGPGFAKVPRAYVFCTQDQVVTPALQRKMVADSPCEAVFTLDCGHVPQLTQPQALAEILKGLASV, translated from the coding sequence ATGGCGCGTTTCATTTTGGTTCATGGGGCTTGGGGAAATGCGGCTGGCTGGTCGCGGCTCGAGCGCCGTTTGACAGCGGCCGGACACCGGGTCGAGGCGCTCGATCTTCCGGGGCATGGGCAAAGCCCGGTTCCGCCGCAAACTGTGGGCCAGCCAGAGTATGTGGCGGCGGTTGAAGCGGTGCTTCTGGCCGGGCCGCCCGCCATTTTGGTGGGGCATTCGATGGGCGGGATCGTGATCGCGCAGGTTGCCTCGCGCCAGCCGAAACACACGGTGTCATGCGTGTTCGTTGCCGCCCTGTTGCCGCGTGATGGCGATAGCCTATTGTCCTTGATCCGCCAACAGGATGCGCCCGGCATTCAGGGCGCGGTCAGGCCGGGGCCGGTCGCCGGGACCACGGTGCTGGACCCGGATGTCGCGGGCGCAACACTGATGCAGGATGCCTCGCCAACGCTGGCGGCAAGCGCCTTGGCGGTGATGAGCCCGCAATCGAACAAAGCGCAGAAAGACCCGGCGATCCTTGGCCCCGGTTTCGCCAAAGTGCCCCGAGCTTATGTGTTTTGCACGCAGGATCAGGTGGTTACCCCGGCTTTGCAACGAAAAATGGTTGCGGACTCTCCCTGCGAAGCGGTGTTCACGCTGGACTGCGGGCATGTACCGCAACTCACTCAACCGCAGGCCTTGGCCGAGATCCTGAAGGGATTGGCCTCGGTCTGA
- a CDS encoding extensin family protein, giving the protein MSQRPGVARSLLPRARSAAAAARFAAAPSQPSRVAATRSRAPATAGPTERGLCGVRALEGRRLPPITSSTRGCGVAEPVSISSVHGIPLSRPARVDCALARAFAEWVDDSLVPAVGRRGGGVAQIRVIGDYSCRTRNSQRGARISEHGRGMAIDVAGYQLSNGDVVTVENHWRRRPHRRDLHEMYEEACDIFRTTLSPDADRFHQDHFHFDLARHRGGGSYCR; this is encoded by the coding sequence ATGTCGCAACGTCCCGGTGTCGCCCGAAGCCTGTTGCCGCGCGCACGCTCCGCCGCCGCCGCCGCCCGGTTTGCCGCCGCGCCATCGCAACCATCCCGTGTGGCGGCAACCCGATCGCGCGCACCGGCCACGGCGGGCCCGACCGAGCGTGGTCTGTGCGGCGTGCGTGCCCTCGAGGGGCGTCGCCTGCCGCCGATCACGTCATCGACGCGCGGTTGCGGCGTAGCCGAGCCGGTCAGCATCTCATCGGTTCACGGCATTCCCTTGTCGCGCCCCGCGCGTGTGGATTGCGCTCTGGCGCGCGCTTTTGCCGAGTGGGTCGATGACTCCTTGGTGCCAGCGGTGGGTCGTCGTGGCGGCGGCGTGGCGCAAATCCGGGTGATCGGTGACTATTCCTGCCGCACCCGCAACAGCCAGCGCGGCGCACGGATTTCCGAACATGGGCGCGGTATGGCGATTGATGTTGCCGGCTATCAACTGTCCAACGGCGATGTCGTGACCGTCGAGAACCATTGGCGCCGCCGCCCGCACAGACGAGACCTGCACGAGATGTACGAAGAGGCCTGCGACATCTTCCGCACGACACTCAGCCCCGATGCCGACCGCTTTCACCAAGACCATTTTCACTTTGACCTTGCGCGACACCGGGGCGGTGGCAGTTACTGCCGTTAA
- a CDS encoding glycosyltransferase family 25 protein: protein MPETPAAKALLDTFGRIVVINLPERADRRREIDAQLRRAGLSLDHPAVDVFAAERPTVAAGFPSIGAHGAYQSHLAVMEHLLSHGWDRALILEDDMDFSRGFERRLPALAEALKGYDWAMIYGHPGDRPAQTPAPDANGLITLPADLGLIQLHFFGLTRAFAEAAVPMLRAMMTRPEGSPEGGPMHVDGALNWVRRAHPGLLALGISPQIAQQRASRSDIAGAHWYDRLPLMRTIAAVARRWR from the coding sequence ATGCCCGAAACCCCTGCCGCCAAAGCCCTTCTGGACACGTTTGGCCGCATCGTCGTGATCAACTTGCCGGAACGGGCGGACCGGCGCCGCGAAATCGACGCGCAGTTGCGCCGGGCCGGGTTATCGCTGGATCACCCGGCGGTCGACGTGTTTGCCGCCGAGCGCCCCACCGTGGCGGCCGGGTTTCCCTCGATCGGTGCGCACGGGGCCTATCAAAGCCATCTGGCGGTGATGGAGCACTTGCTCTCACACGGGTGGGATCGCGCCTTGATCCTCGAGGATGACATGGATTTCTCGCGCGGGTTCGAGCGGCGCTTGCCCGCCCTGGCCGAGGCCTTGAAGGGGTACGACTGGGCCATGATCTATGGCCACCCCGGCGACAGGCCAGCCCAGACCCCGGCCCCCGACGCCAATGGCCTGATCACGCTGCCCGCTGATTTAGGGTTGATTCAGCTGCATTTCTTCGGCCTGACCCGCGCGTTCGCCGAAGCCGCCGTGCCGATGCTGCGCGCCATGATGACACGGCCCGAGGGCAGCCCCGAGGGTGGCCCCATGCATGTGGATGGCGCGCTGAACTGGGTGCGCCGCGCGCATCCGGGTTTGTTGGCGCTGGGCATTTCCCCGCAAATCGCCCAGCAGCGCGCCTCGCGCAGCGATATCGCCGGGGCGCATTGGTACGATCGACTGCCGCTGATGCGAACCATCGCGGCGGTGGCGCGGCGGTGGCGCTAA
- a CDS encoding TrkH family potassium uptake protein: MIDIRPVANIIGWLLMTLGVIMLGPLIVDLANDSPDWRVFLLSSFVTVISGGVLVLATSNSLKQGLTLRQSFLMTTLTWCVLPLFGAIPLEMGLDHVSWTDAVFESMSGMTTTGATILYGLDDMPPGMLLWRSILQWLGGLGIVIVALIFLPVMKVGGMQHFRSEGFDTMGKVLPRAADISLMLLQIYAGLTILCALAYLIAGMNAFDAINHALTTLSTGGFSTRDASFGAYGAASHWIATFFMWAAGLPFIRYVQVINGSVSPLFRDIQVRAYFRWSIYAVGLVVIYRAMTSDEALEPIIREAAFNVVSLFSGTGYGSAEVTAWGDFPLLVFIVAGFIGACTASTGCSIKVFRFLVLFEAIKAQLRQLVSPNRVIPLLLDGRRLDDDVVVSVVVMFTAFVLGFGVLTILLSLTGLEMRTAFTAAWTSICNIGPAFGTEVGPTGAMNMFPTEAKWLMIVAMLMGRLEMIAVVVIVLPRFWRV; the protein is encoded by the coding sequence ATGATCGACATCAGACCCGTTGCCAATATCATCGGCTGGCTCTTGATGACGCTGGGCGTCATCATGCTGGGACCCTTGATCGTGGATTTGGCCAACGACAGCCCTGACTGGCGGGTCTTCTTGCTGTCGTCTTTTGTCACGGTGATTTCGGGCGGCGTTCTGGTGCTGGCGACCTCGAACAGTCTCAAGCAAGGTCTGACGCTGCGCCAATCCTTCCTGATGACCACGCTGACCTGGTGCGTCTTGCCGCTGTTCGGGGCGATCCCGCTGGAAATGGGGTTGGACCACGTCAGCTGGACAGATGCCGTGTTCGAATCCATGTCCGGCATGACGACAACGGGCGCCACCATCCTTTACGGGTTGGACGATATGCCGCCCGGGATGCTCCTGTGGCGCTCGATCCTGCAATGGCTGGGCGGCTTGGGCATTGTCATTGTGGCGCTGATCTTCTTGCCGGTGATGAAAGTCGGCGGGATGCAGCACTTCCGCTCCGAGGGCTTTGACACGATGGGCAAGGTCTTGCCGCGGGCGGCCGATATCAGTTTGATGCTGCTGCAAATCTACGCCGGGCTGACCATCCTGTGCGCCTTGGCCTATCTGATCGCGGGAATGAACGCCTTTGATGCGATCAATCACGCGCTGACGACGCTGTCGACGGGCGGATTCTCGACACGGGATGCCTCGTTCGGGGCCTATGGTGCGGCCTCGCACTGGATTGCCACGTTCTTCATGTGGGCGGCAGGTTTGCCGTTCATTCGCTATGTGCAGGTGATCAACGGATCGGTCTCGCCGTTGTTTCGGGACATTCAGGTGCGCGCCTATTTCCGCTGGTCGATTTATGCGGTCGGGCTGGTGGTGATCTACCGGGCGATGACCAGCGACGAAGCTCTGGAGCCGATCATCCGGGAGGCCGCGTTCAACGTCGTGTCGCTGTTTTCGGGGACCGGCTATGGCAGCGCGGAAGTCACAGCCTGGGGCGATTTTCCGCTTCTGGTGTTTATCGTGGCCGGGTTCATCGGGGCTTGCACGGCCTCGACCGGGTGCTCGATCAAGGTTTTCCGGTTTCTGGTGCTGTTCGAAGCCATCAAGGCGCAGCTACGCCAACTCGTCTCGCCCAATCGCGTGATTCCACTGCTGCTCGATGGCCGACGGCTTGATGACGATGTGGTCGTCTCGGTGGTTGTGATGTTCACGGCGTTTGTGCTGGGGTTTGGCGTGCTGACGATCCTGTTGTCGCTGACCGGCCTGGAAATGCGCACCGCCTTCACGGCGGCTTGGACATCGATCTGCAATATCGGCCCGGCCTTTGGCACCGAGGTCGGGCCAACCGGGGCCATGAACATGTTCCCGACCGAGGCCAAATGGCTGATGATCGTGGCGATGTTGATGGGCCGGTTGGAGATGATCGCCGTGGTGGTGATCGTGCTGCCCCGGTTCTGGCGCGTCTGA
- a CDS encoding nitroreductase — translation MTPQDFDALTRARRSVRGYRADPVAPEIIEQIFATALWAPSNCNVQPWSVHLVSGDGLRALGQAMITHAKTGSPAPDVPMDTAYRDTYRARQIGSAKALYGAMGITRDDHAGRQAAFTRNLDAFGAPHAAFVYLPEGFGTREAADLGGFVQTLLLAMTAQGLGSCAQGALSLYPEVIRKHLGLPAGPQLMCGISFGYEDTAHPANAAQTDRAALSDILTQHN, via the coding sequence ATGACACCCCAAGATTTCGACGCCCTGACCCGCGCCCGCCGCTCTGTGCGGGGCTACCGTGCTGATCCCGTCGCGCCCGAGATCATCGAGCAGATCTTTGCCACGGCGCTCTGGGCTCCGTCGAATTGCAACGTGCAGCCGTGGAGCGTGCATCTGGTGTCCGGCGACGGTTTGCGCGCCTTGGGTCAGGCGATGATCACGCACGCCAAAACCGGGTCGCCCGCGCCGGATGTGCCGATGGATACCGCCTATCGCGACACGTATCGCGCGCGGCAGATCGGCTCGGCCAAGGCACTGTACGGCGCGATGGGGATCACCCGCGACGATCACGCCGGGCGGCAAGCGGCCTTCACCCGGAACCTCGATGCGTTTGGCGCGCCCCATGCCGCCTTTGTCTACCTGCCCGAAGGGTTTGGCACCCGCGAGGCCGCCGACCTTGGGGGGTTCGTGCAAACGCTGCTTCTGGCGATGACCGCGCAGGGGTTGGGCAGTTGTGCGCAAGGCGCGCTGTCACTGTATCCCGAGGTGATCCGCAAACACCTTGGCCTGCCAGCGGGGCCGCAACTGATGTGCGGCATCTCGTTTGGCTATGAGGACACAGCCCATCCGGCAAACGCCGCGCAGACCGACCGAGCCGCCCTGTCAGACATCCTGACCCAGCACAACTAG
- a CDS encoding inner membrane-spanning protein YciB has product MTTPDPDHEPAPQPGPQPEKQASPLIKQVLELGPLLAFLVAYLWLRDGSVTIGGTDYGGFVVAIVLFVPLQIASAVALRLITGRLSRMQLATLILVIVLGLGTVLFNDERVFKMKSTFVFGLFGVLLFIGLWRGQSWLAFVLDQALPISREGWMILTRRMAWFFLAFAAMNEVIWRNFSTDVFVMWDTFGQMGVMFVFLMGNYKLIDTHWTGPR; this is encoded by the coding sequence ATGACGACGCCCGACCCTGACCACGAACCCGCGCCGCAGCCAGGCCCTCAACCCGAGAAACAGGCCTCGCCGCTGATCAAGCAAGTGTTGGAGCTTGGGCCGCTGCTGGCCTTTCTGGTGGCCTATCTATGGCTGCGCGACGGCAGCGTGACGATTGGCGGCACCGACTACGGTGGGTTTGTCGTGGCAATCGTGTTGTTCGTACCCTTGCAAATCGCGTCGGCGGTGGCGTTGCGGCTGATCACCGGGCGGCTGTCGCGAATGCAACTGGCGACGCTGATCCTGGTGATTGTGCTGGGGCTTGGCACAGTTCTGTTCAACGACGAACGCGTGTTCAAGATGAAAAGCACCTTCGTTTTCGGTCTGTTCGGGGTCTTGTTGTTCATCGGCCTGTGGCGCGGACAATCCTGGCTGGCCTTCGTGCTGGATCAGGCGCTGCCGATCAGCCGCGAAGGCTGGATGATCCTGACCCGGCGCATGGCCTGGTTTTTCCTGGCCTTTGCGGCCATGAACGAGGTGATCTGGCGGAATTTTTCGACCGATGTCTTCGTGATGTGGGACACGTTCGGGCAGATGGGTGTGATGTTCGTGTTTCTGATGGGGAATTACAAGCTGATCGATACGCATTGGACCGGGCCACGCTGA
- a CDS encoding YtoQ family protein yields the protein MTLSVYLSGEIHTNWRDEIMAGCADAGLDVAFSAPVTDHDASDDCGVAILGTEPTKFWHDHKSAKLNAIRTRKGIMDADVVVVRFGEKYKQWNAAFDAGMAAALNKSLIVLHGPDHQHALKEVDAAALAVAETPLQVVQMLTYVQRGTLPG from the coding sequence ATGACCCTTTCAGTGTATCTTTCCGGCGAAATCCACACCAATTGGCGCGACGAGATCATGGCGGGTTGCGCAGATGCAGGGCTGGATGTGGCGTTCAGCGCGCCGGTCACCGATCACGATGCCTCGGACGATTGCGGTGTGGCAATCCTTGGGACCGAGCCAACCAAATTCTGGCACGATCACAAAAGCGCCAAGCTGAACGCGATCCGCACACGCAAGGGGATCATGGATGCTGATGTTGTGGTCGTGCGATTTGGCGAGAAATACAAACAATGGAATGCCGCGTTTGATGCCGGTATGGCGGCGGCGCTGAACAAGTCGCTGATCGTCCTGCACGGCCCGGACCATCAGCACGCCCTCAAAGAGGTCGATGCTGCTGCCCTTGCGGTTGCCGAAACGCCATTGCAGGTCGTCCAGATGCTGACCTATGTTCAGCGCGGCACTTTGCCCGGCTGA
- the folE2 gene encoding GTP cyclohydrolase FolE2 yields the protein MNVQKPVTKKEPDLLQAEAAMSVLRAWAARATDAEIAALDPALTRLLPGVADPAYPVFQQTYPADFKPDAAYKRTMPDLQNGPASLIKGANTAIQHVGISNFRVPIRFRTRNGDASGHDDVTLQASVTGTVSLDANKKGINMSRIMRSFYQHAEKRFSVGVIAAALDDYKTDLESFDARIQMRFSFPMKVESLRSGLWGWQYYDIALELVDVGGVRRQFMHLDYVYSSTCPCSLELSEHARSGRGQLATPHSQRSVARISVEVLPGEVLWFEDLIDACRRAVPTETQVMVKREDEQAFAELNAANPIFVEDAARLYCEALESDPRIGDFRVVASHQESLHSHDAVSVLTRGAAFEAQSLDPQLFASLIHKG from the coding sequence ATGAATGTCCAGAAACCGGTGACGAAAAAAGAGCCAGATCTGTTGCAAGCCGAAGCGGCGATGTCCGTTTTGAGGGCTTGGGCCGCGCGGGCGACCGACGCGGAAATTGCCGCGCTTGACCCCGCGTTAACGCGGCTTCTGCCGGGCGTAGCCGATCCGGCCTATCCGGTGTTTCAGCAGACTTATCCGGCTGATTTCAAACCGGACGCGGCCTATAAACGCACCATGCCCGACTTGCAGAATGGTCCGGCCAGCCTGATCAAGGGCGCAAATACGGCGATTCAGCATGTCGGGATCTCGAATTTCCGCGTGCCGATCCGGTTTCGCACGCGCAATGGCGATGCCAGCGGGCATGACGATGTGACGTTGCAAGCCTCGGTGACGGGAACGGTGAGCCTTGATGCCAACAAGAAAGGCATCAACATGTCGCGGATCATGCGCAGCTTTTACCAGCACGCGGAGAAGCGGTTCAGTGTGGGTGTGATCGCGGCGGCACTGGATGACTACAAGACCGATCTTGAAAGCTTCGACGCCCGGATTCAGATGCGCTTTTCCTTTCCGATGAAAGTTGAAAGCCTGCGCTCGGGGCTGTGGGGCTGGCAGTATTACGATATTGCACTGGAATTGGTGGACGTCGGCGGCGTGCGCCGACAGTTCATGCATCTGGATTACGTTTATTCTTCGACCTGCCCGTGTTCTCTGGAATTGAGCGAACACGCGCGGTCCGGTCGCGGACAACTGGCGACACCCCATTCGCAACGCTCCGTGGCGCGGATTTCGGTCGAGGTTCTGCCCGGCGAAGTGCTGTGGTTCGAGGATCTGATCGACGCTTGCAGGCGCGCGGTGCCAACCGAAACACAAGTGATGGTCAAGCGTGAGGACGAGCAAGCCTTTGCCGAACTCAACGCCGCCAATCCGATTTTCGTCGAGGATGCCGCGAGGCTCTATTGCGAAGCGTTGGAAAGCGACCCGAGGATCGGAGATTTCCGTGTGGTGGCCAGCCATCAGGAAAGCCTGCACAGTCATGACGCCGTCAGTGTCCTGACCCGCGGGGCGGCCTTTGAGGCGCAAAGCCTTGACCCGCAGTTGTTCGCGAGCTTGATCCACAAGGGGTAA
- a CDS encoding 1-phosphofructokinase family hexose kinase: MFDLMTVTLNPALDLSADSGLVVPGPKLRLGAPTVEPGGGGVNVARAATNLGGRVLAVAALGGVTGARMAELLGDSGVTVAAFQLDGETRQSLSVTERETGKQFRFILPGPNWTPAQVEAVFSRLSEETRHLVPGAIVVLSGSQPPGVPDDFPKELVRRLPQARIIVDTSGAALRQMVDHPEAGAKPHVLRMDQRESEESAGRQLETAAESLDYAQALVGAGVAGVVILARGRDGSVLATATERLHCVPPEVPVVSTTGAGDSFTAGFALTVARGEGVAAALRMGTAAAAAAVMTPGSALCRADDVQRLVKDCQFRATP, encoded by the coding sequence ATGTTTGATCTGATGACCGTTACCCTGAACCCGGCACTGGATCTGAGCGCCGACTCTGGCCTCGTTGTGCCGGGCCCGAAATTGCGGTTGGGCGCGCCGACGGTTGAACCCGGCGGCGGCGGGGTCAACGTGGCGCGCGCGGCGACAAATCTGGGTGGCCGCGTTCTGGCGGTGGCCGCGCTGGGCGGCGTGACGGGCGCGCGCATGGCCGAGTTGCTTGGCGATTCGGGTGTGACCGTTGCGGCGTTTCAACTGGATGGAGAAACCCGGCAAAGCCTGTCCGTGACCGAGCGCGAAACGGGCAAGCAGTTCCGGTTCATCCTGCCTGGACCGAACTGGACGCCCGCACAGGTCGAGGCGGTTTTTTCGCGCCTGAGCGAGGAAACGCGGCACTTGGTCCCGGGCGCGATTGTCGTGCTGTCGGGCAGTCAACCGCCCGGCGTGCCTGACGATTTCCCGAAGGAGCTGGTGCGCCGATTGCCACAAGCCCGGATCATCGTGGATACCTCCGGGGCCGCGCTGCGGCAGATGGTTGACCACCCGGAGGCGGGGGCCAAACCCCATGTCCTGCGCATGGATCAACGCGAATCCGAAGAAAGTGCCGGGCGCCAACTGGAAACCGCCGCTGAAAGCCTCGATTACGCGCAGGCGCTGGTAGGCGCGGGCGTGGCCGGCGTGGTGATACTTGCACGAGGGCGGGACGGGTCGGTTCTGGCGACGGCAACCGAGCGTCTGCACTGCGTGCCCCCCGAGGTGCCGGTGGTCAGCACGACCGGCGCCGGCGACAGTTTTACGGCGGGATTCGCCCTGACGGTGGCGCGGGGCGAGGGGGTGGCAGCGGCCCTCCGGATGGGCACCGCCGCCGCCGCCGCCGCCGTGATGACGCCGGGAAGTGCCTTGTGCCGCGCTGACGATGTCCAGCGATTGGTCAAAGACTGTCAGTTCCGCGCCACACCCTGA